The sequence CTGCGCAGCGTCTGGTAGCGCCGGGTCGGGTTGGCGTGGTGATCGCTGTGCCGCTGCAGGTGGTACAGGAACAGGTTGGTGACGATGTGGTCGGAGTTCCAGCTGTGCTCCGGCGTGCAGCGCTCGTAGCGGCCGCTGTCGAGCTTCTGCCGCAGCAGGCCGTAATGCTCGAGATAGTTGACCGTCTCCAGCAGCGTGAACCCGAACACCGCCGAGATCACGATGTAGGGAATCAACCCCCAACCGAACACCGCGATCAACGCGCCGTAGAAGACGATCGACATCGCCCACGCGTTGAGCACGTCGTTGGACGGGTGCCACTTGCTCTTTCCGGCCCGCTCCAGCCGCTTGGCCTCCAGCTGCCACGCCGACTTCAGCGAACCGATGACGCTGCGCGGCAAGAACTCCCAGAACGTCTCACCGAATCGGGCCGACGCCGGATCCTCCGGGGTGGCGACCCGGACGTGGTGGCCGCGGTTGTGTTCGATGTAGAAGTGCCCGTAGCAGGTCTGGGCCAACGTGATCTTGCTCAGCCACCGCTCCAGCGAGTCCTTTTTGTGGCCCAGTTCGTGCGCGGTGTTGATGCCGACGCCGCCGAGGACGCCGACCGATAGGGCCAGGCCGATCTTGGCGGGCCAGCCCAGCCCGCCGTCGAATCCCAGCCAGCTCAGGTCGGTGGCGGTGAACAGGTACGCGCCGAAGATCACGCTGGCGTACTGGAACGGGATGTAGGCGTAGGTGCAGTAGCGGTAGTACTTGTCGTTCTCCAGCCGCTCCATCACCTCATCGGGCGGGTTCTGCCCGTCGGGCCCGAACTTGAGGTCCAACGCCGGCAGCAGAAGGTACAGCAGGATCGGGCCGATCCAGAACGGCACCTGCGCGGCGGCATGCCAACCCCACTGGTTGAACGCCCACACCAGCGGCAGCATGACGAACAGCGCCGTCGGCGCGATCAACCCCATCAGCCACAGGTAGCGCTTCTTGTCGCGCCACTCCTCGGCGCGCTGGGGGTGGGACATCTGTGTGGTCACTACGTGCCTCCTGAAGTGAGTGCCATCACGTCACTGCGCTTGACTATAGCGGTGCATTTGTCAGATGTCTAGACATATACGTGTTGTTTGTAAACTAACGCGGAGGTGGCATGTCTTAGCTGGTTGATCCCGCGCATCAGGTGAGGGCGATCAACCAGTTAGTGGCAACACGTCGCTGACTAGCGAATGTCGGCGGCCTCGCGGCGGCCCAGCACCGAATGGCGCCTGCCGTAGAGGAAGTAGACCGCCACGCCGATGGCCATCCAGACCAGGAACCGGATCCACGTCACCGCGGTCAGGTTGAGCATCAGCCACACGCACGCCACGATCGACGCGATCGGCAACAACGGCACCCCCGGCGCGCGGAAGCCCCGTTCCAGGTCCGGGCGGATGCGCCGCAGCACGATCACCCCCGCCGAGACCAGCACGAACGCGAACAGCGTGCCGATGTTGACCATCTCCTCGAGCTTGCCCATCGGGAACGCCGACGCCGTCACCGCCACCGCCGCGCCGACGATCAGCGTGATGCGCACCGGCGTGCCCCTGGCGCCGGTCCTGGCCAGCGAGCGTGGCAGCAGCCCGTCGCGCGACATCGCGAAGAGCACCCGGGTCTGCCCCAGCACCAACACGATCACCACGGTGGTCAGGCCGGCCAGCGCCCCGATGGAGATCACGTTGGCCGCCCAGTCCACCCCGTTGGCGGCGAACGCGGTGGCCAGGTTGGCGTCCTCCCCCGCCGCGCGCAGCTCGGTGTAATGCACCATGCCGGTCAACACGACCGAGACCGCCACGTAGAGCACGGTGACGATCGCCAGCGAGGCCAGGATGCCGCGCGAGACGTCGCGCTGCGGGTACTTGGTCTCCTCCGCGGTGGTCGCGATGATGTCGAACCCGATGAACGCGAAGAACACGATCGACGCGCCGGCCAGCAGTCCGTACCACCCGTAGCTGCTGCCCTCCGCGCCGGTCAGCAGCGAGAACAACGACTGCTCGGCGCCGGTGCCGCCGTGGCCGGGTTCCGCGGGCGGCAGGAACGGCGAGTAGTTCTCCACCTTGATGTAGAACGCCCCGACGGCCACCACCAGCAACACCACCCCGACCTTGATCGCGGTGATCGCCAGGCTCACCCCCGCCGAGAGCTTGGTGCCGTACACCAGGATCGCGGTGACGAACGCGATGATCAGCAGCGCACCCCAATCAAGTTGCAGACCAAGCAGATTCATGTTGCCGCCGCTGAAGCCGAACACCGTGCCGAGATAGCTCGACCAGCCCTTGGCGACCACGGCCGCCGCGACCGCGAACTCGAGGATCAGATCCCAGCCGATGATCCATGCGACGAACTCGCCGAAGGTCGCATACGAGAACGTGTAGGCGCTGCCCGCCACCGGCACCGTCGACGCGAACTCGGCGTAGCACAGCGCGGCCAGCCCGCAGGTGATCGCCGCGATCACGAAGGACACCGAAATCGCCGGGCCCGTCAGGTTTCCCGCTGTCGACGCGGTGATCGTGAAGATGCCTGCGCCGATCACCACCGAGACACCGAAGACCGTCAGGTCCCACCAGTTGAGGTCCTTGCGGAGCCGCTTTCCCGGTTCGTCGGTGTCGGCGATGGACTGTTCCACCGACTTGGTCCGCCGCGTCATAGGCATTCCTTCCTGATCCGCTGACCGCAATGTAGCGAGTAGCCTTTCGCCAATGGGCGAGACTGCCGAACACGCAGTGGTCATCGGGGCCAGCATCGGCGGCCTGTGCGCCGCGCGGGTGCTCTCGGACTTCTATGCCCGGGTGACGCTGTGTGAGCGCGACGAGCTGCCCGAGAACCCCGTCAACCGCGCGGCCGTCCCGCAGGGCAGGCACGTGCACATGCTGATGGCCCGGGGCGCCCAGGAGTTCGAAACCCACTTTCCCGGGCTACTCCAAGACATGGTCGCCAACGGTGTGCCGATCCTGCAGAACCGGCCCGACTGCATACACTTCGGCGCCGCCGGTCACGTCCTCGGCACGGCCCACCGGCTGCAGAGCGAGTTCACCGCCTACGTGCCCAGCCGCCCGCATCTGGAATGGCAGCTCCGCAAGCGCGTGCTGGCTCTGGACAACGTCGACATCATCGAAGCCGCGGTCTCCGAGCCGCGTTTCGAAACAACGCGCGAGCGGGTGACCGGGGTGCAGCTGGAGTCCGGCGCCGTGCTGCCCGCCGACCTGGTTGTCGACGCGACGGGCCGCGGCACCCGGCTTCCGGTGTGGCTGCAGAAGTGGGGGTACGAGCGTCCCCGCGAGGACGTCGTGTTCGTCGGGATCTCCTACGCCAGCCAGCGGGTGCGGGTCCCCGACGGCCTGCTCACCGAGAAGGTTGTGGTGGCGGGCGCATCGCGGGCGCAGCCCCGCGGAATCGGCATGCTGTTCTACGAGGACGGCATCTGGAACATCACCACATTCGGCGTCGGGAAGGTACCGCCGCCGCAGACCTTCGCGCAGATGTGTGGGCTGGCCGACGAGATCCTGCCCGCACATGTGGCGTCCGCGCTGCGCCAGGGCACCCCGGTCGACGAGGTGGCCCACCACAAGTTCCCCGCCAGCCGGTGGCGCCGCTACGACAAGCTCGACCGCCTTCCCCGCGGCATTCTGCCGTTCGGCGACGCCGTGGTGAGCTTCAATCCGACGTTCGGTCAGGGCATGTCGATGACGTCGCTGCAGGCCGGCCACCTGCGGCGGGCGCTGACGAGCCCCGGTGCCGACGTGGCCATGCAGTGCGTCCGCGCCACGGCGAAGACGACGTTTCCGGTGTGGACGATGAACGCGATCGGCGACCTGATCATGCACCGGGCTACCGGCCCGACACCGTGGTGGTACAAGCCGGTGGGCGCGCTGTTCGATCAATTTCTCGGCGCAGCGGAATCGGATCCCGTTCTGGCCGAATGGTTCCTGCGTCGGTTCAGCCTGCTCGACAGCCTCTACATGGTGCCGCCACCGCGCCTCGTCGGCCGGGCGATCCGGCAGAACATGCGGCTGTGGCTGGCCGAGCGGCGCGCGGCCAAACGCCCGGTAACCTTCGAAACGATGAGGGAACCAGGATGAGCGCGGGCCTGTTCGGGCTGCTCGACGACGTCGCTGTACTGGCCCGGATGGCAGCCGCATCCGTCGATGACATCGGCGCGGCGGCCGGACGCGCGACGGCCAAGGCGGCCGGCGTCGTGGTCGACGACACGGCGGTGACCCCCCAGTACGTGCACGGCATCGCCGCCGAGCGCGAGTTGCCGATGATCAAGCGGATCGCGATCGGGTCGCTGCGCAACAAGCTGTTGTTCATCCTGCCCGCGGCGCTGGTGCTCAGCGAGTTCCTGCCGTGGCTGTTGACGCCGCTGCTGATGCTCGGCGCGACCTACCTGTGCTTCGAGGGCGCGGAGAAGGTCTGGGGCAGGATGTTGGGTCACGAGTCTCATGCCGCGCCGACGGCGACGGCCGGCCCCGATGCTGAGAAGCAGTTGACCGCGGGCGCGATCCGCACGGACTTCATCCTGTCCGCGGAGATCATGGTGATCGCGCTGAACGAGGTTGCCAGCGAGCGGTTCTGGTCCCGGCTGATCATCCTCGTGGTGGTCGCGATCGTCATCACCGCCGCGGTGTACGGCGTGGTGGCGGCGATCGTGAAGATGGACGACGTGGGGCTGACCCTGGCCCAGCGGTCTTCGGCGGTCGCGCAGAAGGTCGGTCGCGGCCTGGTCATCGGCATGCCCAGACTGCTCACCGCGCTGTCGGTGATCGGCACGGTGGCAATGCTGTGGGTGGGCGGGCACATCCTGCTGATCGGCAGCGACGAGGTCGGCTGGCATGCCCCGTACGGGCTGGTGCACCACGCCGAGGAATTCGTTCATTCCGCGGTGCAAGGGGTAGGGGCGCTGTTGGGCTGGCTGCTCAATACCGCGGCGTCGGCGGCGATCGGGCTTGCGGTCGGCTCCGTGGTGGTCGGGATCGTGCACGTGCTGCCGTTCGGCCGCAAGGACGCGCACTGATCGCGTCAGATACCCACCGTCGACCGGAACAGCTTCGTCGGCTCTGAGGCAACCAACCGGATCGGCCCGTCGTCGGCCGACACCCACGCGGCCGAACCGCGCTCGAGCGTCACCTTGTTCGACTTGGCATGCACCACCGTGGAGCCCTGGGTGCACAGCAGGATCTGCGGGCCGTCGTGGCGGGTCGGCGCGTCGATCTCGTGGCCGAGTTGGTCCCCGTCGATGCACAGCACCGACACCGCGAACTCCGGTGCAGGCGTGTTGTACACCAATTCCATTCCGTCCGAGGCTATTTCGGGTCGAATGACCATGTCGGCAGCCGGCGTGAAGTCGAGTACCCGCAGCAGCTCGGGCACGTCGACGTGCTTGGGGGTCAGACCACCGCGCAGCACGTTGTCGGAGTTGGCCATCAGCTCGACACCCACGCCCTCCAGGTAGGCGTGCAGGTTGCCCGCGGGCAGGTAGATGGCCTCGCCCGGCGCGAGGCTGATCCGGTTCAACAGCAGCGAGGCCAGCACCCCCGCGTCGCCGGGATACCGCTCGCCGAGCTCGAGAAGGGTCTTGGCCTCGGCGGCGAACTTTCCCTTCCCCGAACGCACATAATTGATGGCGCCCTCGAGCACCGCGGGCACCAGCACGTCGATGTCCGGCTGAGGTGCGGTGATCCAGGTGGTGAACAAGGCGCGCAGCCCGTCGGCATCGGATTGGGCGTCGAGCAGGTTGATGAACGGGTCCAGGTCGCTGACGGTCAGCGCGCGCATCAGCTCGACAGTGCGTGCGGCCGGACGAAATCCGGCCAGGGCCTCGAATTGGCCTAGGGCGACGAGTATTTCGGGCTTGTGGCTGGGATCGCGGTAATTGCGGTTGGGTGCCGAGATCGGGATGCCCGCCCGCTCCTCGCGGTTGAACCCCTCCACCGCCTGTTCGGCGCTCGGATGCGCCTGCAGCGACAGCGGCTCGTCGGCCGCGAGCACCTTGACCAGAAACGGCAGGGCGTCGCCGAAGCGGCTGCACACCGCGGCGCCCAATTGCCCCTCCGGGTCTTCGCGCACCGTGTCCAGCAGCGACTGCTCCCCGTCGTCGGTCTGCAGCCACGCCGGATCGCCCGGATGCGCGCCGAACCACAGCTCCGCTTCGGGATGCATTGTAGGGCTTGGTCTTCCGGTGAAATCGGCAATCGCGGTCCGCGAACCCCACGCATAGGTTCGCACCGCTCCACGTAGCAAGTGCACTTGCTTAACCTCGAACCAGTTTCAGATAAGCGGCTGTCATCTCCAGCCGCACGGCCAGCATCGCCAGTTGCCGTTCCGGGCGTCCGTCGTCGATCGTCGGGGCAGCCTCGCCGTCCGGCACATCCTCGGCGTTGAGCACGTCGACGTCGTCGAGCCCGCCTACCCGTGCCAGGACCACCTGGCGTTCGGCGTCGGTGGTCAGCACGAAGGTGCGGACCCGTTCGGGCAGCGGACCGTCGATCTGCTCGTCGTGGAACAACCGGTCGTCACCGGGTGGTCCGCCGAACCCCGCGCGCAGCGCGGCGAGCGCATCCGCCAGCCCGACCGCGGCGACCACCCGGTGCGCGACGCGCAGCGTGATCGATGCCCCGTGCCGCGCCAACGTCAGCGTCGCCGGGTTGTCCCCCGCCAACACCACTTCGCGGTCGGACATCCGGTGGGCCAGCGTCTTGGCCGGGTTGGTGAACAGTTCGTGCGCGGCGCTGTTGCGGAACGCCTCGGCGTCCAGTTCGTCGGCCAGTGCGTCCAGGTTCACCTGCATACCCGGCGAAACGACGTTGAGAATCGCCAGCCCGGCGGCCAGATACCGGGTCAGGCTGAATTCGTCGGGCACCCACACCCGCGGCGCCAGCATGACCGCGCGGCCCGCGGCGACGTCGCGCAACGGGCCTTCGGCGGGCGCCACCACCACGACCCGGGCACCACGGTGCAGCGCGGTTGCCGCCGCCGACACCAGCACCGGATCGCCGGGGTCGTCGCCGGCGACCACCAGCACGTCCAGGGCGCCGATCCACGGCGGCACCTCCGCCGCGACGACGATCGGAGTTCCCACCGAGGCGCCGACGGCGGCGGCCAGCAGCGACCCGGCGGTCCGGCCGTTGCCCCGATCGGCCAGCCAGATCAGCGTCCGGGGCGGCTGGTCGGCACGCAGGGCGTCCAGCTCGCCCTCGGCGAGCGCGGCGGCGGTGGCCCGCACCTGGGCACCGGCCATCGACGCTCCGCGCAGCACACCGTCACGGTCGGCGGCCAGCAACCCGTCCACGTCGTCGAGGTCGACGGTCGCGCGCGTCACGTTCACGGCACCGCCCCCGACCTTTCGGACATGTGCGCGTCGACAGTTTCGGAGACCTGTCCGACGATGCTGTCGATCTCCTCGGGTGTGCGGGCCTCGACGTTGAGCCGCAACAGCGGCTCGGTGTTGGACATGCGCAGGTTGAACCAGTTCCCTTCGCCCAGATCGACGGTCACGCCGTCGAGATGGTCGATCGACTGGATCCGCGAGCCGAACACCCTGAGCACCTCGTCCACACAGGCCTCGGCGTCGGTGACCGTGAAGTTGATCTCGCCGGACGCCTCGTAGCGCTGGTAGTCCGACATCAGATCCGACAGCGGTCGCTGCTGTTCACCGAGCGCCGCCAGCACGTGCAGTGCCGCGAGCATGCCGGAGTCGGCGCC comes from Mycolicibacterium pulveris and encodes:
- a CDS encoding amino acid permease, with amino-acid sequence MTRRTKSVEQSIADTDEPGKRLRKDLNWWDLTVFGVSVVIGAGIFTITASTAGNLTGPAISVSFVIAAITCGLAALCYAEFASTVPVAGSAYTFSYATFGEFVAWIIGWDLILEFAVAAAVVAKGWSSYLGTVFGFSGGNMNLLGLQLDWGALLIIAFVTAILVYGTKLSAGVSLAITAIKVGVVLLVVAVGAFYIKVENYSPFLPPAEPGHGGTGAEQSLFSLLTGAEGSSYGWYGLLAGASIVFFAFIGFDIIATTAEETKYPQRDVSRGILASLAIVTVLYVAVSVVLTGMVHYTELRAAGEDANLATAFAANGVDWAANVISIGALAGLTTVVIVLVLGQTRVLFAMSRDGLLPRSLARTGARGTPVRITLIVGAAVAVTASAFPMGKLEEMVNIGTLFAFVLVSAGVIVLRRIRPDLERGFRAPGVPLLPIASIVACVWLMLNLTAVTWIRFLVWMAIGVAVYFLYGRRHSVLGRREAADIR
- the manA gene encoding mannose-6-phosphate isomerase, class I; translated protein: MHLLRGAVRTYAWGSRTAIADFTGRPSPTMHPEAELWFGAHPGDPAWLQTDDGEQSLLDTVREDPEGQLGAAVCSRFGDALPFLVKVLAADEPLSLQAHPSAEQAVEGFNREERAGIPISAPNRNYRDPSHKPEILVALGQFEALAGFRPAARTVELMRALTVSDLDPFINLLDAQSDADGLRALFTTWITAPQPDIDVLVPAVLEGAINYVRSGKGKFAAEAKTLLELGERYPGDAGVLASLLLNRISLAPGEAIYLPAGNLHAYLEGVGVELMANSDNVLRGGLTPKHVDVPELLRVLDFTPAADMVIRPEIASDGMELVYNTPAPEFAVSVLCIDGDQLGHEIDAPTRHDGPQILLCTQGSTVVHAKSNKVTLERGSAAWVSADDGPIRLVASEPTKLFRSTVGI
- a CDS encoding FAD-dependent oxidoreductase; the protein is MGETAEHAVVIGASIGGLCAARVLSDFYARVTLCERDELPENPVNRAAVPQGRHVHMLMARGAQEFETHFPGLLQDMVANGVPILQNRPDCIHFGAAGHVLGTAHRLQSEFTAYVPSRPHLEWQLRKRVLALDNVDIIEAAVSEPRFETTRERVTGVQLESGAVLPADLVVDATGRGTRLPVWLQKWGYERPREDVVFVGISYASQRVRVPDGLLTEKVVVAGASRAQPRGIGMLFYEDGIWNITTFGVGKVPPPQTFAQMCGLADEILPAHVASALRQGTPVDEVAHHKFPASRWRRYDKLDRLPRGILPFGDAVVSFNPTFGQGMSMTSLQAGHLRRALTSPGADVAMQCVRATAKTTFPVWTMNAIGDLIMHRATGPTPWWYKPVGALFDQFLGAAESDPVLAEWFLRRFSLLDSLYMVPPPRLVGRAIRQNMRLWLAERRAAKRPVTFETMREPG
- a CDS encoding alkane 1-monooxygenase codes for the protein MSHPQRAEEWRDKKRYLWLMGLIAPTALFVMLPLVWAFNQWGWHAAAQVPFWIGPILLYLLLPALDLKFGPDGQNPPDEVMERLENDKYYRYCTYAYIPFQYASVIFGAYLFTATDLSWLGFDGGLGWPAKIGLALSVGVLGGVGINTAHELGHKKDSLERWLSKITLAQTCYGHFYIEHNRGHHVRVATPEDPASARFGETFWEFLPRSVIGSLKSAWQLEAKRLERAGKSKWHPSNDVLNAWAMSIVFYGALIAVFGWGLIPYIVISAVFGFTLLETVNYLEHYGLLRQKLDSGRYERCTPEHSWNSDHIVTNLFLYHLQRHSDHHANPTRRYQTLRSMDGAPNLPSGYASMIALTYFPPLWRKVMDHRVLAHYDGDLTRVNIHPRVRDKVLAKYGLTV
- a CDS encoding TobH protein, whose protein sequence is MNVTRATVDLDDVDGLLAADRDGVLRGASMAGAQVRATAAALAEGELDALRADQPPRTLIWLADRGNGRTAGSLLAAAVGASVGTPIVVAAEVPPWIGALDVLVVAGDDPGDPVLVSAAATALHRGARVVVVAPAEGPLRDVAAGRAVMLAPRVWVPDEFSLTRYLAAGLAILNVVSPGMQVNLDALADELDAEAFRNSAAHELFTNPAKTLAHRMSDREVVLAGDNPATLTLARHGASITLRVAHRVVAAVGLADALAALRAGFGGPPGDDRLFHDEQIDGPLPERVRTFVLTTDAERQVVLARVGGLDDVDVLNAEDVPDGEAAPTIDDGRPERQLAMLAVRLEMTAAYLKLVRG
- a CDS encoding DUF808 domain-containing protein produces the protein MSAGLFGLLDDVAVLARMAAASVDDIGAAAGRATAKAAGVVVDDTAVTPQYVHGIAAERELPMIKRIAIGSLRNKLLFILPAALVLSEFLPWLLTPLLMLGATYLCFEGAEKVWGRMLGHESHAAPTATAGPDAEKQLTAGAIRTDFILSAEIMVIALNEVASERFWSRLIILVVVAIVITAAVYGVVAAIVKMDDVGLTLAQRSSAVAQKVGRGLVIGMPRLLTALSVIGTVAMLWVGGHILLIGSDEVGWHAPYGLVHHAEEFVHSAVQGVGALLGWLLNTAASAAIGLAVGSVVVGIVHVLPFGRKDAH